Below is a genomic region from Sorghum bicolor cultivar BTx623 chromosome 9, Sorghum_bicolor_NCBIv3, whole genome shotgun sequence.
TTTGCCCTAGCCATCGCCTCCgttctcttcttcctcgcgcGACCACGGCGCCCCGCCACCGTGCCGCGCACCCAGCCCCCCAACACACGTACAACCTTCGCTCGACCAAGGGAAGGGTACAGGTCCCTATCAGATTCTTTGCTTGCAGTTCCTAAATGTGGATCGTGATTTACTTGACATTCCAAAAACACATGTCATGACTTATGAATACTGCAGATCTCTAGTTGTAGTCTCAGTCTAGTGTACTGTCATCTCAGGAATTCTGTGTTACTGGAAATGTTGAACTAAACCCCTGCACCTCTTTTGCATCTTGCATCATGCATGCTTGTGTATCCCTGAAAAATCTTTGAGCAACTTCTGGTCTACACATCAAACTGATACTATGTATGCAGCTGAAGAAAATGTACAGGGAGGGCGCATACTGGGGTAACTAATTGACCAATTTGTGCCTTTTTGTCGCTTCAAACCCAcataatttgttttggcttcttTCCCTTCTTCATTTATACTCTGACTAATGTACAATAGTATAAGTGCGTGATATTGTTGTATTATCGTGTAAGATGCTATTAGTCATATTATTGTAAGACAAGCACTTCAAAGTTTTTGTGGAGCTacttctcatatgcaatgaggtgGTTGTATAGGGCAACAGAGAAAGTTACATAGAAAATGACAAACCCTTTCACGACACATAGTCATTTCATATTTATTTTACTTTGAGCCAATTGTGAATTCGTGAATCTCGAGATATGCCGGCTCAGTACTTCAGATGTGTTCATAGGGTAGGGTTTGTGTAAATATGATACGTATTGTGAGCGTCTGTGTTGTAATATataattttagaaaaaaaagggACCAAGCTAGTGCAAATGATTTCTACCTCCATGGATCTTATTTCTGGGTTCCCCCTGTTTTTACTGTAATTTTTAAATGTTGCTCTCCTCTTTCTAATCCAGTATAAGTACTACCTAGCTACTTTGTGTTTACATGTTGCTCTCCTTCAAACTGGCATCAGATAATTTGTGTTTACTCGTTGGGGGAGACAGGAGACACTAGCTCCTGCATTTGTGTAGCCCGGCACACGTAGCTTCTCAGAGATGCATACGTGGCTCTGGACACATCCAAAGTGATTGCGCTACTCTTGAATGCATATTCAGGCTTGACACCAACACAGTGATCCATCACTTACTATGGGCCGTAGCCAGGGACCAAGTAGACCTGTTAAACATGTTTACATAGCAATGATAGTGTTTTTGAATTTTTCTAGTTTTTTTAAAATCTATTTTTCTAGAGCTAAATTTATTTTTTGAAGCGGAGATCTAAGTATTTTATGTAGATTCTCTATAATCTTTTTTTTAAGAATTTTAAATGCTTAGAGACATTGGTACCAATTTTTTAACTAAAAAGGATAAACCCAATTTATCCTCTCTGACGCCATGTTAACAATTGCTGTTCAAAACCATCCAGAGTCGAAACAAACAATTTTAAAAGTTAAGGAGACCTAAAAATCTGATCTTAAATCTTTCTCTAATATATAATTATAAAAATTTCAGTCCACCAGGTATCTTTCTTTCCGCCAATATTCTATTTCCCGTGGGTGGCTGCCCAGGACTCGTCCGACAAGGAGGCAGGGCAGGAGTGCCCTGGCCGTGGTCCGACGTGCCATGGCGAGGCGGGGCTCTCGCAACGCAGCATCGCACAGAAGAGGAGAACGGGCGGCTGCGCTCGGGTGCCCTTCTGCTCACGGTCGACGAGTGCGAGCCAGAGCACGCCGTGGTGGTGGCGGCTCTATTGTGGCGCGATTGAGGAGGCTAGCTCGTCCGTGATGCCAGCAGACGGAGGCAGAGAGGTCGCAGTTGCCGTGGATTGCGACGCGGTGAGGCCCTAGTGATGGGCGGACGCACTCCTGAAGTAGGGTCGCGGTGGTGGAGTTGCCGGTGTTGTGGCACGATCAGGTGCTCGGCGGATCAGAAGGGGAGGAGAGGAGTGGCAGAGGTGCTCAGCGAAGCTCGTCGCGACCATAGCAGGGAGAGGAAAGGAGAAggcgtggtggcggcggcgctgagGAGCTCCAAAAGATGGGGGCGACGGCGGCCATGGCTTAAATAGTGCGCAGCACCTAGGGTTTGAGGAGCTCCGTTCATCCTCGTCGTCATGCCGTAGCGGGGCACGTGGCGCACATCGAAGGGCAAGCAGGCAGGGTGTGCGCGGCTCGGCCTCCGAGCAGCGGCGGTGGCGCTGGCTCCTAGGAGCAGAGCACATTAAGGTTAAGGGATGGGCGCCGGCGGCTTGGGCCGCGCATGGATTCTGGGTCGCTGAGCTGGGCCGAGGGTGGACGCGGGGTGAAGTGGGCCAGCCTCGCAGCTGGGCTGCGCGGGGCACTGCACGACTAGGCCAGGAGGAGAAGTGGGCCACACGCGCGTAGGCTTGGGCCGTGGGAAGGAGGAGGTTAGCCGGGCCTGGCGGGGAAgagggaggtgggcgggcgaatGGGGGGAGGGCAGGCCGGGCAGGAAAAACGGAATATGCATGATATGTCTAGTTTTGAATAAATCTTGAACACAAAATATGTTGTATCTCCCGTTGCAACATATGGGCATTTTTGTTAGTTTTTATAAAGCAAAAACCCACTAACCTATTTTTCTTATTTCATCAGCTAGCATAGTCTCTACCGTCCATACCAAACAGGCAATATTAATATACTACTCCATCCTACGTCTACAGTAGAGTTTGAGTGCTTCTTCTATGAACTGCCCGATCCGTTCCAAGATGACAGAAGCCAATGATCAAGGCGGATCCTTCTCTGCAAAATTCCACAGCAGCCGGCAGCCAGGCATACATCGCAAACTTCTGTCATCCTCAGTTTCAAAGCTTCCTCTCAATTCTTGCTGAGCCCCATCCTATACATTTTTGTTAATTTTTAAGTAGAACGAtttgtttttaattttttaCTTGCTATTTATCCAGTGTTTCTTTTAGTTTCTGCTGACATGAACCTCTGACATACATCATATACGTTGTATAGTAACtaaatagtatttttctctgaCGCTCTTTATCATGTTTGATGAGAAACATCATCTCGATTTCTACTTGCTCTCAACTGTTGGTGTCCCACATCCCTATATGAGTTTTTTTTTGTAGAATGTATGGGTCGATTCCGTTGCAGTTGCGTGATGTACGTACACATGCTATTGtgcaaattataaataatgtCTTTCGCACTTCCTACCCTAATGCATTTGTCGTTCACAAAATACAATTTCTTAAACTCCTGTAGCAACACGTGAGGTATTCACCTAGTTTTATAAAAAGGGGATCGGACAATCCTTTGTCAAAATTAAAATATACATGCAAACCACATATGCCACTTCATAAAACAGCTACGATATCAAAGACAGCAAATATATCAAACTCTGTACTCATGTGCGTTTGATATTTCAGTTCCCTTACTcacaaacaagaaaaaaaatggatTGGTCTGAACCGAAAGAAAATATAAAAGCACTAGCTAGCCACGCCATTTGAGCGGGCCACCTTGctagttactccctccatcgtcgtttgacttttttttacctcaagtttgaccactcgtcttattcaaaaaatttatacaaatatagtcaaatttaagtcattcttgaagaacttctattaataaaccaatacacaacaaaaaaaaagtgatattttgtacaaaactttgaataaaacgagtggtcaaacttgatattaaaaaagtcaaacgacttacaatttacaatttagaatggattgagtatATATGAACGTAAGTTGATGGACATGACAATATATTATAACTAAAAATTACAATGCATCGGTACCAACGGTTGCATTTGCCGTATTCACGACGAAATCGATTACCACAAGAGGAATGTGACTGACAAGGTGCCAGTCGGGCCCTGCCCCTCGCTTGTAACGCTCCGCCAAACCAGGGCAACCATAAATGCGCAATTCCTCAAGAGCAGTTAGGCGTTGTATGGATTGGGGCAAGTATTGAAGGGCAGGGGAATGCTTGATATAAAGCGAACGAAGCGCAGAGAGTTGTCCAATCCACTCTGGCAGCACCGTCAGTGATGACAGTTCGAGATGTTCAAGCGAGGTGAGGTGCTGAATCGCCTCTGGGAACTGCTTCAAATCGCCCAATCCCAATCCAAGGTGTCGCAGAGAGTGCAGTTCTCCAAGCCAGTCAGACAACGTGCCAACGGCGGGGCATTCGTAGATGCGGAGACGCTCGAGAGAGGTGAGCTTCCGCATGCTCTCTGGTAACTGTGTCAGGTCATTGCACCTGTAAATACACAACTCTTTCAGCTCAGTGAGGTGCTGCAGCAGTTCCCAGCCAGATGGTGATCCTGTAACGTTGCTTAGCCCTAGACTCTTGAGGCGAGGGACCAACGCATGCATGCTGGGCAGCTGATGGGAGAACCTTCCTGTGGATAGCAGCTGCCCATTGATTCTGTTTAAAGACATATGCACCAACGATGGTGGAAAGTAGGGGCTCACATTTAATTTCGGGCAGCCATATATTTCTAGACTGGACAGGACAGGGAAAAGATGTTGTGCTGCCAATTCTTTCTCCCCAGTTTCAAAACCACTTGATGTAGTCCACAGCTCCTCTAAATTAGGCATTTCCGCCAGAACAAGGTACTTCAGTGAAGGCAACTCAACAAATCCTCTCATATGCCTCAAGTTTGGAAATCTTTTTACCGTTAACCAAGTTAAACAAAGGAAATGGGATGCGATAGTTTGCTTCAGCATTATACCACCTTCAAAATATGAAGAATCATTTTGCTTCATCATCCATCCTGGCAGGCAGGGGCCTCTGTAATTATAGATATCCAAGCTCTCAATTTGCGATGGTGGTTCAAGAGCGTTCAGCACACCCCAATCATGTTCCATATCTGACACCAACTCTTCTTCAGAATCACTTAGAGACCAGTTCAGCTCCAAGTTTTGTATGTGACTCTTCCGCTTCAAGCAAGCCTTCTCTGCATCACTTGGATCCTTCAAATACTTAAGGTTGGTAATTTCCAAGCGACCACCTATCATATCAAGGTTTTCTAGCTCTGAGATCCTCGCATCATCTGCACCACACCCAACAACAAACAATCCCAGCTCTCTTAAACGGGTCAGCTGTCCCAACCCTGTTGGTAAGCAGCAGAGTTTACTACAATGCTTTATGTTCAAAACTGCGAGCCTTTTCAAGTTTGCTATGCCCTTAGGCAACTCCCGTAGCTCATTGCATCCCTCAAGGTTAATacattccagagtatcgatcgaTGTAACCCATTGAGGTAGCATGGTAACTTTGGTTTCAGAAAGGTTCAGAGTACGCAATGTAGGACAGGATAATGTGCTTGGCAGGTCTTGCAAATCCGTACAACCATGAAAGTTAATAGTTCGCAAGTTTTTGAACTCCCCAATGATGTCTGATGGTAGTTGTTGCAGAGATGAACAGTACTCTATATCAAGTACACATAGGTTTCCAATTCTACCTAAAGAGCTTGGTATCTCTCGGAGCTTGCTGCAGGCATATAGTTGCAAGGACTGAAGAACATAACAGTCACCAATGGACTGAGGCAAACTCTCAAGATCAGTAACCCAACGCAACTCTAGAGTCCTTAGCTTCCGAAGCGTTCCAACAGACTCAGGTAATGTCACGAAACCTTTGCAGTCAACAAAATTGAGTGACTGCAAGTTCCAAAACCTCGAGATAGCTTCCGGAACTGTTGTACAACTAACATTATGGATTTCAAGATACCCAAGATACTCAAACTTTAATATGAATAGTGACAACGGAGTATCAGTTGCATAGTCCAAAACAACACTGCGCATACAGCAACTACTCTTCACTGTGGTATCAAAAGATGTCTTACTGTCAGAGATATATAGAGCACGGACCTTGTCAAATACGCCCTTGTCAACATTCTCAGTGAATGAAGTCAAAGATAAATATCTATACCTATGAGTAAATTCTTCTGTTGTATGAATTGGTACACAAGTCACCAGCTCATCCTTTAGTATCTGCCGAGTGAGATCATGGATCAAATCGTGCATGGTGTATATATCAGTATTCCAGCTCCCATAAACTTCCTGAAGAAATCTGACTTTTACAAGAGAATCTAAGTAGTCTCTTCCGACATCTTCGGGTTGCTCTCCATTCATTGCATTGATGAATCCATGAGCTATCCATTGGGCAATCAAACGATCTTTCCAGATTCCATAGCCCTTCGGGAATATGGAGCAAAACGTAAAACACTGCTTCAGTTCATCTGCCAAATGAATATAGCTCAACTTCAAGGATGCAAACACTCTGTCTTTTATACTCTGAACCTTCCATAAATTATTCTCTCTTATGGCCCTCCACGTACTTATTTGCTTCTTGTCACGAAGGACTGCTCCAAGAGTTTGAATTGCTAACGGCACCCCACCACATCCCTTGATAATCTCTTTTCCGACTTGTACCTCATCGGAGCTCAATTCTTGCTCTGCCAACCCAGAACCCTTCAGGAATAAGTTCCAACTCTCAGACTCTGATAAGAATGCCAActcaaatgtatatcttgattccACAGCTTGTGCAACCTTTCGATCACGAGTGGTTAAAACAATCCTTGTTTCAGGTGCGCCACATTTTAGCTGCACCATGAACTGTTCCCAGTCATGTCTGTCCTCATGCCAAGCATCATCAAGGATAAGAAGAAACTTCTTATTGCTCAACTTCTCGGAGATTTTTTGGACCATGTGCTGTGGGGGATGACGATCTGaattatctccaacaatcgtttCAAATAGCTTGCCGATGAGCTTCTGAACATCAAACTCTTGAGACACATGGACCCAGAATATTTCACCTCCAAAGTGCTCCTTTATCTTGACGTCATGACAAATGTGTTTCGCCAAAGTAGTTTTGCCTGACCCCCCTAATCCGATGATAGAAACTATCATGTTGTTCTCTCCAGCATTACATTCTACAAGCTTAGATATGATTTCATCCTTTTCTTGATCCCTAAGGGGTATTTTGGACTCTGGAACCTTGCTCAACCAGGTCATCTCTCCAACTGTCTTGTACCTAGCACCAACATGTTGATCCCTTGTTGGAACTAAAGTATTGAAATCACTTCTTTGCTTGACGATTGCAGCAAATCTAACCTTGATTGCCTTGATCTTATGAGCCATCTTGTATCGGAATGCAAATGACTTTGGTTTTGCACAGAAGCAACCGGCTATACCACTCTTGTCATCATCTCTTTCCATCTTCTGTTTCTCAGCTTCAAGCTGGACTTCTTGTAGTATATCGTCAATGTCATAAGCCACATCTTTCAATTTTATCACCCAGTGAGACTGTGTCTCACTCTGTATTGCTCTGTCATACGCTGCCGACAGCCAGCCTGTAATGTCTGCGTGTATATCCTGGAGCTGGCAGAGATCTCTTTTTACACCGGCTATGGCAGCAAACTCAGTGGCTAACAGTGAAACTAGCTTGTCACCTGCAGCCTTCAACACTCCAGATGCTAAAGCAGCCTCCATCCCACTCATTATGTCAAAGAAACTGTTGCCTAAACCCCTGCAGATGAAATTGAAAAACAAGCGGTTAGATTGAGTTTCGCAAATCCAAAACTAGTTAGGTGGCAGCAGTAATGTTTCTTAGGAAAAATAACTTTTTAGGAAATGTGGCGGCAGAAATGTTCCAATAATAATTCTCAACTCTGGAATAAATTAACGGCCGACAAAATATCTGAGAGTTACAGGCCACGCCGCCGCCCGGTCCAGACGCGGCGGCCATGTCCTCTCTCTAGCGCCAGGCCAGCTGCAGCACCCTGCTGCCATGCAGCCTGCCCTAGGGGGCTGTTGTTCCTCCCATCTAATCCCCTCTGACTCCCCCAATCTACCCTCTAATTAAGTGAAGTCACCCCAGATGGGACATGTACAACATGAGTGATTTGCAGATTATATGTTTCGAACGAAATGGACAAATATTGTCCGTATCGGCTAAATATCTTATATGGATAACACAAAAAGTCATTTGGATGCTGGAAAATAGATCTACTAGACCGATCGGCGTGAAAACAAATGGAAAATTAATTTGCATACCAGGTGAACAAGGACACACACAGCAGAAGCAGCAGAGCACCGACAGTATGACACTTTGATGCAACCAGATAAGgggctttttgttcttcttcttgtgaaAGAGGTGAAGGGAATCAGTATGCTTGACGCTCACTGGGAttgacacaaaaaaaaaagtatgagTTGGTCATCGAAGAAATTCTAGGATTAACAGAAAAAAAACGTGAGTTGGTGATTGAAGAAAATGACCAGGGGAGAAAGCGGGAGGAGATGTGAGGAATTAGATTGTGCGTGTTGTGTTAGGCTTAAACCAAAGCAGATTAAGTACCTAAACTCAACAACTGCGGCGAGGCTACAACCCAACGAGAGAGAGGCCTGCAGATCTGAAAGGCAGGTAGGTGATGAAGAAAATGAGCAGGTGGTTGAACCCAACGAGAAGGAGAAACAGGATTCAGGCAAAGGTCATCCTCATTACCTCGgtcgcgtcggcggcggcgacgacgagagGCCTCCCGCCCCTAGTCGGGTTGTGCGCGGAGGTCGATGGTCAGTGAACTCACTGCTCACTTCTCACGCGCATGGAGACTCCACGGAGACGAACGAAGAGAGGATTGCgactgagcaccggacgatgcctGCTTTGTGAGTTGGGTTTGTGAGTTGGGTGGTGGACCCCGGCAGCCACTGTGAGAGCACGATTGCTTTTCGCCTCCCAGAAAGCGCGTGGCAAGAGCATCCACTACAGTGGATCCAGAAAATACATCCTCATTCCCTACAAAGTGTTAGGCCTTAcctagtttagttccattttttttaaaattgtatttgacaaatattgttaggttcaaaagatttatctcgtaaattatatttaaatggtgtaattagttattttttatctatatttagtgtttcatgtatgtaccgcaagatttgatgtgatataaatctaaaaaattttgcaaaactttttgtgagtagttcacctaaaaaccaaaaacttttcaagattcctcgttatattgaatcttgtggaacataaaatatagattaaaaaagtaattaattgtacagtttaggccttatttagatccaaaaagtttttggattttgacaccgtagcacttttatttttatttgaaaaacattatccaataatggagtaactagaattaaaagattcgtctcgtgatttacaggcaaaatgtgcaattagtttttgttttcatctatatttaatgcttaaagcatgtgccgcaagattcgatatgacagagaatcttgaaaagtttttggttgtttgggtgaactaaataaagccttagctgtaatttgtgagacgaatcttttgagtctaattagtccatggttggacaataattgtcaaataaaaataaaagtattaCAGTACCTACAAACTTTTCACCTTTCAACTAAACGGCCTTACAAATAATAAAAGGGGTTAATTAAGGAAGAAAAATAAGCTCTAACATGTTCTCTTTCTAGTACTCTTTCTTGAACTTTTTTTTCAATCTCCCAAAATCTTCCTCTCCCTTAAACTTTCCATCAGTGTGATTGATCCACCAAAAAAATCCATGCGAACTGCAAAAAGATATTTATCTTCCTCTCTCACAATAATTATCTCTTTTGGTGTGCCTTGAGGCCCCTTCTTACTTACTTCTGCACTTTTTTTGTCTCTTTTTTAAACTTCTTTATTTCAATAAAATCCCTGTGGGGGCTGAGACCCCTTCAGTTTCCtaaaaaaaacccaaataaatctTGCCTATTTTTCAAACCTAGCTTCTAATTACGTCAACTCAATTTTATACTTTCAAAGTTATCTCATAGATAGACAACTAAAAGAATTAACGATAGCAAAATACTTCAAATCCTTACATGTATACTTTATTTATTGACAATAGCTAGTTCATCAGTTGTTCATCAATTGTTCATCCAATGTGCATCTGGTTAGTCTCACTGAGTTGATGTGGTGTTTGGTTGCTTTGCGTGAGAACATATGTTGCAAGATACTCCTATAAATTAGGCAATAAACATAATCACGATATTTTTTATACATGCAACTATCTTTTATTGCTCTTgatttattatattattatcccttaatatttttttaaaagaaatacACTAATATCAATTAAGACATGCTAGTCGTGCACTGGTAATGTCATTATCTAGATAACTGCTGTCAACCGATAGCCTGGAGAAGAACCCAAAAAaaatctactccctccatcccaaattataaaaatattaaacaaggccttaacaaaTTCTGGATACAAACAATGCTCAGTTCGAACTCAT
It encodes:
- the LOC110430576 gene encoding putative disease resistance protein RGA1 gives rise to the protein MSGMEAALASGVLKAAGDKLVSLLATEFAAIAGVKRDLCQLQDIHADITGWLSAAYDRAIQSETQSHWVIKLKDVAYDIDDILQEVQLEAEKQKMERDDDKSGIAGCFCAKPKSFAFRYKMAHKIKAIKVRFAAIVKQRSDFNTLVPTRDQHVGARYKTVGEMTWLSKVPESKIPLRDQEKDEIISKLVECNAGENNMIVSIIGLGGSGKTTLAKHICHDVKIKEHFGGEIFWVHVSQEFDVQKLIGKLFETIVGDNSDRHPPQHMVQKISEKLSNKKFLLILDDAWHEDRHDWEQFMVQLKCGAPETRIVLTTRDRKVAQAVESRYTFELAFLSESESWNLFLKGSGLAEQELSSDEVQVGKEIIKGCGGVPLAIQTLGAVLRDKKQISTWRAIRENNLWKVQSIKDRVFASLKLSYIHLADELKQCFTFCSIFPKGYGIWKDRLIAQWIAHGFINAMNGEQPEDVGRDYLDSLVKVRFLQEVYGSWNTDIYTMHDLIHDLTRQILKDELVTCVPIHTTEEFTHRYRYLSLTSFTENVDKGVFDKVRALYISDSKTSFDTTVKSSCCMRSVVLDYATDTPLSLFILKFEYLGYLEIHNVSCTTVPEAISRFWNLQSLNFVDCKGFVTLPESVGTLRKLRTLELRWVTDLESLPQSIGDCYVLQSLQLYACSKLREIPSSLGRIGNLCVLDIEYCSSLQQLPSDIIGEFKNLRTINFHGCTDLQDLPSTLSCPTLRTLNLSETKVTMLPQWVTSIDTLECINLEGCNELRELPKGIANLKRLAVLNIKHCSKLCCLPTGLGQLTRLRELGLFVVGCGADDARISELENLDMIGGRLEITNLKYLKDPSDAEKACLKRKSHIQNLELNWSLSDSEEELVSDMEHDWGVLNALEPPSQIESLDIYNYRGPCLPGWMMKQNDSSYFEGGIMLKQTIASHFLCLTWLTVKRFPNLRHMRGFVELPSLKYLVLAEMPNLEELWTTSSGFETGEKELAAQHLFPVLSSLEIYGCPKLNVSPYFPPSLVHMSLNRINGQLLSTGRFSHQLPSMHALVPRLKSLGLSNVTGSPSGWELLQHLTELKELCIYRCNDLTQLPESMRKLTSLERLRIYECPAVGTLSDWLGELHSLRHLGLGLGDLKQFPEAIQHLTSLEHLELSSLTVLPEWIGQLSALRSLYIKHSPALQYLPQSIQRLTALEELRIYGCPGLAERYKRGAGPDWHLVSHIPLVVIDFVVNTANATVGTDAL